The following proteins come from a genomic window of Henningerozyma blattae CBS 6284 chromosome 4, complete genome:
- the YRA2 gene encoding Yra2p (similar to Saccharomyces cerevisiae YRA2 (YKL214C); ancestral locus Anc_1.535) has product MSDATRHVTVSMVYNYRRRDLRNGLASRLGIRDKSVPEKRLRISKIGLDVSDYEIEDLLKSMGHEIKYSKTFDTKEERVVVVEFKDESVLREVVEKYQGYELNGGKVFVEVFERRPARGRPVARPPRRGGRGGKSFRSGRRSPERSAEQLDSELEQYLQGK; this is encoded by the exons ATGAGTGATGCGACTCGCCACGTTACAGTAAGTATGGTGTAT AATTATCGTCGTAGGGATTTGAGGAACGGGTTGGCGTCGAGGTTGGGGATCCGTGACAAGAGTGTTCCTGAGAAACGATTGCGTATCAGCAAGATTGGGCTGGACGTGAGTGACTACGAGATCGAGGATCTGTTGAAGTCGATGGGCCATGAGATAAAGTATAGCAAGACGTTTGACACCAAAGAGGAGCGTGTTGTAGTGGTGGAATTTAAAGACGAGAGTGTGTTGAGGGAAGTGGTGGAAAAGTATCAAGGGTACGAATTGAATGGGGGTAAAGTTTTTGTGGAGGTGTTTGAAAGACGCCCGGCCAGAGGACGGCCTGTTGCAAGACCACCTCGAAGAGGTGGTCGCGGCGGGAAGTCGTTTCGCAGTGGGAGACGGTCACCTGAGCGATCAGCGGAACAACTAGACTCGGAGTTGGAACAGTACTTGCAGGGCAAATAG
- the ERT1 gene encoding Ert1p (similar to Saccharomyces cerevisiae YBR239C; ancestral locus Anc_6.152) — MTDPRPISLFPQDKDGPHLHTQIHSVEKNTKKPVTKKAVVRRRKNTHIACVNCSKWHLSCEASRPCHRCVSKNIADTCIDVPRKRTKYLDGISDAQWKHSLAPNNNNNNNNTVVSKPVMSIARRGIATSPSNPRQDFIPAGSPNTNQHSPKEKTPSISPSYDMSSNYNSPSESANAPTFAYPSQFQNVYKNLLGPNSDEIINSGANLFMDHFPLVPVQSTNHSLDFKRYSDVSTPSSDSPLPDSPNTSSFRYDAATNQYYLNNTNKAYPEIIPIIQAKHPPVYKDPSTSNLVDKPGFNASLVLAASFPHNNKNFTNSNFIKSNSHWEHSLRYSKPMDIYTKIDQPFSHTRGFHYLLSYIKKRFPRDDVVSMCRSLAEFRPVFLESAVTLTEEDMIFVEQSYQRTLLEYTKHISKVGVPTCIWRRNGQISYMNEEFEILTGWTRKELLNKMTFIVEIMDDDSVRSYFKTFSTIAYKDFKGCEQMKTCRLITPIKGQVIACECIWTLKRDFAGLPLMIIANFMPTFQLQHTP, encoded by the coding sequence ATGACAGATCCAAGACCGATTTCACTATTCCCCCAAGATAAAGATGGCCCTCACCTGCATACCCAGATCCATAGCGTAGAGAAGAACACCAAGAAACCCGTCACGAAAAAGGCCGTGGTCAGAAGAAGGAAAAACACACATATTGCATGTGTCAATTGTTCCAAATGGCATCTATCATGTGAAGCAAGCCGACCTTGTCACAGATGTGTTTCCAAAAATATTGCTGATACATGTATCGATGTCCCCCGGAAGAGAACTAAATACTTGGACGGTATTTCCGATGCCCAATGGAAACATTCTCTTGCacctaataataataataataataataatactgtTGTTTCCAAACCTGTCATGTCTATTGCAAGAAGAGGCATTGCCACCTCTCCTTCAAATCCAAGACAAGACTTTATCCCAGCAGGCTCTCCCAATACAAATCAGCATTCACCAAAGGAAAAGACTCCATCAATATCTCCCTCCTATGATATGTCCAGCAATTATAATAGCCCCAGCGAAAGTGCTAACGCCCCCACGTTTGCATATCCATCacaatttcaaaatgtttataaaaatttactgGGCCCAAATTCGGATGAGATCATCAATTCAGGTGCAAACTTATTCATGGACCATTTCCCTTTGGTCCCCGTACAATCCACAAACCACTCGttagattttaaaagatactCTGATGTATCAACACCTTCAAGCGATTCCCCGCTTCCCGATTCACCAAACACCTCTTCTTTCAGATATGATGCTGCCACAAaccaatattatttaaataacaCCAATAAGGCATATCCTGAAATCATCCCTATTATCCAAGCCAAACATCCTCCTGTCTATAAAGACCCCTCCACTTCCAATTTGGTCGATAAACCCGGGTTTAATGCATCTTTAGTATTAGCAGCATCTTTCCCCCacaataacaaaaattttacaaattcaaatttcatAAAGAGTAATAGTCATTGGGAACATTCCTTAAGATATTCCAAACCAATGGATATTTATACAAAGATCGACCAACCCTTCTCTCATACTCGTggttttcattatttgttgtCCTATATTAAAAAGAGGTTCCCCAGAGATGACGTCGTCTCCATGTGTAGATCTCTTGCCGAATTCAGACCGGTATTTCTCGAGTCTGCCGTCACTCTGACTGAAGAAGATATGATCTTTGTGGAACAAAGTTATCAAAGAacattattagaatatacCAAGCATATTTCGAAAGTTGGTGTCCCCACATGCATTTGGAGAAGAAATGGTCAAATATCATACATGAACGAAGAGTTTGAAATCTTAACAGGTTGGACAAGAAAGGAATTGTTGAACAAGATGACTTTTATTGTTGAGATCATGGATGACGATAGTGTGAGATCATATTTTAAGACTTTTTCCACCATTGCTTACAAAGATTTTAAGGGCTGCGAACAAATGAAGACTTGTCGGTTGATAACACCAATAAAGGGCCAAGTCATTGCCTGTGAATGTATATGGACTTTGAAAAGAGATTTTGCCGGATTGCCGTTGATGATCATTGCAAACTTCATGCCCACTTTCCAATTACAACATACACCTTGA
- the MIR1 gene encoding Mir1p (similar to Saccharomyces cerevisiae MIR1 (YJR077C); ancestral locus Anc_1.536), with amino-acid sequence MSSPEIPTYTLLDYSKFALAGAIGCGSTHSSLVPIDVVKTRIQLEPTVYNGGMVQSFKKIIGEEGPRALLTGFGPTLLGYSIQGSFKFGGYEVFKKLFIDTLGYDTAVRYKNSVYMGSAAAAEFLADIALCPLEATRIRLVSQPGFANGLVGGFSRILREEGIGSFYSGFTPILFKQIPYNIAKFLVYERASELYYRIIGAKDTLSSGANTAINLLSGLTAGLAAAIVSQPADTLLSKVNKTKKAPGQSTVGLLAQLAKQLGFVGSFAGLPTRLVMVGTLTSLQFGIYGSLKKSLGCAPTIEIGGGGH; translated from the coding sequence ATGAGCTCTCCAGAAATCCCTACCTACACTCTTCTCGACTATTCCAAGTTTGCCCTAGCCGGTGCCATTGGGTGTGGTTCCACCCATTCTTCCCTAGTCCCTATCGATGTTGTCAAGACTAGAATCCAATTGGAACCTACCGTTTATAATGGTGGGATGGTCCAGTCTTTCAAGAAGATCATTGGTGAAGAAGGGCCTCGTGCCTTGTTGACTGGGTTTGGTCCAACTCTGTTGGGTTACTCGATCCAAGGTTCCTTCAAGTTTGGTGGGTACGAAGTGTTTAAGAAGTTGTTTATCGATACTCTGGGTTACGACACTGCAGTGCGTTACAAGAATTCGGTGTACATGGGGTCCGCTGCAGCCGCCGAGTTCTTGGCCGACATTGCTCTGTGTCCCTTGGAAGCCACACGTATCCGTCTGGTGTCTCAGCCCGGTTTTGCCAACGGTCTTGTGGGCGGCTTTTCCCGTATCTTGCGTGAAGAAGGGATCGGCTCGTTCTACTCCGGGTTCACTCCAATCTTGTTCAAGCAGATCCCATATAACATTGCCAAGTTTTTGGTCTACGAACGTGCTTCGGAATTGTACTATAGAATCATCGGTGCCAAGGACACTTTGTCCAGCGGTGCCAACACTGCTATCAATTTGTTGTCTGGGTTGACAGCTGGTCTTGCAGCTGCCATTGTTTCCCAGCCAGCCGACACTCTGTTGTCCAAGGTCAACAAGACCAAGAAGGCTCCCGGCCAGTCCACCGTGGGTCTGTTGGCCCAGTTGGCTAAGCAACTGGGCTTTGTGGGCTCGTTTGCCGGGTTGCCTACACGTCTGGTCATGGTCGGTACTTTGACGTCGTTGCAATTCGGTATCTACGGGTCGTTGAAGAAATCCCTAGGATGTGCTCCAACCATTGAAATTGGTGGTGGGGGACACTAA
- the TBLA0D03540 gene encoding uncharacterized protein (similar to Saccharomyces cerevisiae YBR238C and RMD9 (YGL107C); ancestral locus Anc_6.150) has translation MFRFAQQSQAIKGRLSSQLTGPVTSWTSHTLNYSLRYNSTDQTTFQPANNSATRLRNQLSSINAALVSGSTSNKKNNNRNNRNNKNIYSRINTSTLKPEAVWSNKVRAFEECVAQSLYMSQTPRRKNMRESSKQPLSNSDPLFWDSLSKAMELYYELKLSNELNEVRVSGMIHLLHNGLRANRYQLTRLTKKPDRDSQSFQRGITSFLLNSLRDISNDILQNSVTINEYGAMHLITSFKELFLEEEAIRIWTKSVSSESSEKLNVFLNPRVVGVMLPILYEHGTPYEEIKSLYEKSSKTLDFFHPNLAVGMIRAALSANDVMSALHLFEKLCKASDESKYGYLIETHLSFIGECKDLTIAKSFFNKVLNDDIPYKVDLQVSYVKSFMRNIWENTNDFSQIHEVWHKSLIHYGKHIHNGISSSLNDTFFDIFFTNYSNNKEQGFEELKSIIAEYNNIKKIDEPFFNIILTKCAVWRDREIIEYIDNCYDLFHIPKTIVAYRILLKSMGSVDDITTDEILKRWVTLLEKSDESRQKFIANADWAALRDSTLTWAQNEYNTRSKTLKPTKKLSDVLLKNSLLGSNIDMEPFKNAAGNLDLSHPAFQAASQSGAFDDLHDVTGSNGEEIDQDIQRESFSTDLDIPSSVKERVLLYLQIVKKFCSYCRDTKQYAHITSIQVKNTPILRSVLDAYPVIDDSFIEIPHFNNLTTREVTFTRF, from the coding sequence ATGTTCAGATTTGCCCAACAATCTCAAGCTATCAAAGGTAGACTTTCAAGCCAGCTTACTGGCCCAGTCACGTCATGGACTTCTCATACTTTGAATTATTCCTTGAGATATAACTCTACTGACCAGACTACTTTTCAACCTGCTAATAATAGCGCAACTCGTTTACGTAACCAATTAAGTTCTATTAACGCAGCCTTAGTTTCAGGCTCAACATCtaacaagaaaaataataatcgtAATAAtcgtaataataagaatatttattcaagAATCAATACATCTACTTTGAAACCAGAGGCAGTCTGGAGCAATAAAGTCCGTGCATTTGAAGAATGTGTTGCTCAATCTTTATACATGTCTCAAACTCCGAGACGTAAAAATATGAGGGAATCTTCAAAACAACCTTTATCAAACTCCGATCCCCTATTTTGGGATTCTCTTTCCAAAGCAATGGAATTATATTATGAATTAAAACTatctaatgaattaaatgaagtTAGAGTTTCAGGCATGATTCATCTATTGCATAATGGGTTAAGAGCAAATAGATATCAACTGACAAGATTAACTAAAAAACCAGACAGAGATTCTCAGTCTTTCCAAAGAGGAATTACCTCATTCCTTTTGAACTCCCTAAGagatatttcaaatgatatCTTGCAAAATTCCGTTACTATTAATGAGTATGGTGCTATGCATTTGATTACCtcatttaaagaattattcttaGAGGAGGAAGCCATTCGAATTTGGACGAAGTCAGTTAGTTCAGAAAGTTCAGAAAAGCTTAATGTTTTCCTAAATCCAAGAGTAGTTGGGGTCATGTTACCAATATTATATGAACATGGTACACCttatgaagaaattaaatcattatatgAAAAATCTTCCAAAACTCTAGACTTCTTTCATCCAAATTTAGCTGTAGGTATGATCAGAGCAGCACTATCAGCAAATGACGTTATGTCAGCATTACAtttgtttgaaaaattatgtAAAGCATCCGATGAATCCAAGTATggttatttaattgaaactCATTTATCATTCATTGGTGAGTGTAAAGATTTAACTATTGCAAAATcgttttttaataaagttttaaatgatgatattcCATATAAAGTAGATTTACAAGTATCCTAtgttaaatcttttatgAGAAATATTTGGGAAAACACCAATGATTTTTCACAAATTCATGAAGTTTGGcataaatctttaattcaCTACGGTAAACATATTCATAACGgtatttcatcttcattaaatgatacattttttgatatttttttcacaaattattcaaataataaagagcAAGGATTTGAAGAGTTGAAATCTATAATTGCTgagtataataatataaaaaaaattgatgaacctttctttaatattattttaacaaaatGCGCCGTTTGGAGAGATCGTGAGattattgaatatatcGACAATTGTTATGATTTATTTCACATACCGAAAACAATTGTCGCTTATAGAATATTGTTAAAATCAATGGGTTCTGTTGATGATATCACTACAGATGAGATTTTAAAGAGATGGGTAACATTACTTGAAAAATCAGATGAATCAAGACAAAAATTCATTGCAAATGCTGATTGGGCTGCCTTAAGAGATTCAACCTTAACTTGGGCGcaaaatgaatataacACTAGAAGCAAAACTTTAAAaccaacaaaaaaattaagtgATGtcttattgaaaaattctttattaggTAGTAATATTGATATGGAGCCTTTTAAAAATGCCGCAGGAAATCTTGATCTTTCACACCCTGCTTTCCAAGCTGCAAGTCAATCTGGTGCATTTGATGATTTGCATGACGTTACAGGGTCAAATGGTGAAGAAATAGATCAAGACATACAACGTGAGAGTTTTTCTACAGACTTAGATATTCCTTCATCAGTGAAAGAAAGagttttattatatctaCAAATTGTCAAGAAATTCTGTAGTTATTGCCGTGATACAAAGCAATATGCTCATATAACATCTATTCAAGTTAAAAACACTCCAATATTAAGGTCAGTTTTGGATGCTTATCCAGTCATAGATGATTCCTTCATTGAAATACCTcactttaataatttaactaCCCGAGAAGTTACTTTTACTAGATTTTAA